One stretch of Oscillospiraceae bacterium DNA includes these proteins:
- a CDS encoding M23 family metallopeptidase, with amino-acid sequence MDKFLKVLKNYYIVFSVCLLCVLVAGIMFGVKYYNEYKARKIALAPPPEVEFYAPPVSKNETAIKKDEKKETIVKTVEKKKNEETTEVMAPKLSNDFKIIMPVTGDVLKEFSKDNLVYSKTFEDYRTHNGIDIKTKRSEAVFSVSDGVVEDIYTDSLEGIVIVINHNNGFKSIYKNLSSDKMVKKGESVTEGQVISGVGETAIFESADEEHLHFELKKDDVFVNPLEYVK; translated from the coding sequence ATGGATAAATTTTTAAAGGTACTTAAGAATTATTATATTGTTTTTTCAGTTTGTCTTTTATGTGTACTGGTTGCAGGGATAATGTTCGGAGTAAAATATTATAATGAATATAAGGCTCGTAAAATAGCACTTGCTCCACCACCCGAAGTAGAGTTTTATGCACCACCTGTTTCAAAAAATGAAACAGCAATAAAAAAAGATGAGAAGAAAGAAACAATTGTAAAAACAGTTGAAAAAAAGAAGAACGAAGAAACAACCGAAGTAATGGCACCTAAATTATCAAACGACTTTAAAATAATAATGCCTGTTACGGGAGATGTTTTAAAAGAGTTTTCAAAAGATAATCTTGTTTATTCAAAAACTTTTGAAGATTACAGAACGCATAACGGAATAGATATAAAAACCAAAAGAAGTGAAGCGGTTTTTTCCGTATCCGATGGCGTGGTTGAAGATATTTATACCGACTCTCTTGAGGGGATAGTAATAGTAATAAATCACAATAACGGATTTAAAAGTATATATAAAAATTTGTCAAGCGATAAAATGGTGAAAAAAGGCGAAAGTGTAACTGAAGGTCAGGTTATAAGCGGAGTAGGAGAAACGGCAATCTTTGAATCGGCTGACGAAGAACATCTGCATTTTGAACTGAAAAAAGATGATGTATTTGTTAATCCATTGGAATATGTTAAGTAG
- a CDS encoding citrate/2-methylcitrate synthase yields the protein MDFKNKETTSNYLSELSSISTIQDKIPQEKYIQYNVKRGLRNSNGTGVLVGLTSIGDVTGYIMEENEKIAIPGKLHYRGIDLNDIVSDIQSDNRHGFEEVIFLLLFGVLPNKEQLKDFKELIATLSPLPEGFTEDTILKTPCENIMIKLSRSVLALYSYDEDAEDNSVVNVLKQSIGLIAKFPILAAYGYQAKAHYFDKKSLYIHTPKPEYSAAENFLHLVRPDNKFTKLEADILDLMLILHAEHGGGNNSTFTTHVVSSTGTDIYSAIAAAIGSLKGSKHGGANLKVTSMAKDLMKNVKNWEDDEKIEDYLIKILKKEAFDKSGLIYGLGHAVYTISDPRAVLLKQKALELAKEKGEIKKFKVYEAIERLGPKAFKKVKGADKEICANVDLYSGFVYELLGIPTELCTPLFAVSRIVGWCAHILEEHITGGRIIRPAYKNVSKRIPYTKLTDR from the coding sequence ATGGATTTTAAAAACAAAGAAACCACATCAAATTATTTAAGTGAATTATCATCTATATCTACAATTCAGGATAAAATTCCTCAGGAAAAGTATATACAATATAATGTAAAAAGAGGTTTAAGAAACTCCAACGGAACAGGTGTTTTAGTTGGTCTTACCTCAATTGGTGACGTTACCGGATATATTATGGAAGAAAACGAAAAAATTGCAATTCCAGGAAAACTTCACTACAGAGGAATTGACTTAAATGACATAGTTTCTGATATACAATCTGACAACAGACATGGTTTTGAAGAAGTAATTTTCCTTCTTCTTTTCGGTGTTCTTCCAAACAAAGAACAATTAAAAGATTTCAAGGAACTAATTGCAACTTTAAGTCCTCTGCCCGAAGGATTTACGGAAGACACTATTTTAAAAACACCTTGCGAAAATATTATGATAAAATTATCAAGAAGTGTTCTTGCTCTATATTCGTATGACGAGGATGCAGAAGATAATTCTGTTGTTAATGTTTTAAAACAGTCTATCGGTCTTATTGCTAAATTCCCTATCCTTGCTGCTTACGGATACCAGGCTAAAGCACATTATTTTGATAAGAAAAGTTTATATATACATACACCAAAGCCTGAATACAGCGCTGCTGAAAACTTTTTGCATCTTGTAAGACCTGATAATAAATTCACTAAACTTGAAGCAGATATTTTAGATTTAATGCTTATATTACACGCAGAGCACGGCGGAGGTAACAACTCAACTTTTACAACACATGTTGTATCCTCTACAGGTACTGATATATATTCAGCTATTGCTGCAGCTATCGGTTCATTAAAAGGTTCTAAACATGGTGGTGCAAATTTAAAAGTTACATCTATGGCAAAAGATTTAATGAAAAACGTTAAAAACTGGGAAGATGACGAAAAAATAGAAGATTATCTGATAAAAATACTTAAAAAAGAGGCGTTTGATAAGTCAGGTCTGATTTACGGTTTAGGGCATGCTGTTTACACCATATCAGATCCACGTGCAGTTTTACTTAAACAAAAAGCTTTGGAACTCGCCAAAGAAAAAGGAGAAATAAAAAAATTCAAAGTATACGAAGCAATCGAAAGATTAGGTCCTAAAGCATTTAAAAAGGTTAAAGGTGCTGATAAAGAAATATGTGCAAATGTTGACTTGTACTCAGGGTTTGTATACGAACTTTTAGGTATTCCTACAGAACTTTGTACTCCTCTTTTTGCCGTTTCAAGAATTGTGGGATGGTGTGCTCATATTTTGGAAGAACATATTACAGGCGGAAGAATTATTCGTCCTGCATATAAAAACGTAAGCAAGAGAATACCATATACTAAACTAACTGACAGATAG
- the spoIID gene encoding stage II sporulation protein D gives MKKRKINLAKKYFYLFIPIFNLILIIALSSMFSGQNVYVKNEDKVMNRNEENEKIISVYFHTLDKVEKINIEEYLVGVLPAEMPPSFNLEALKAQAVAARTFILNREDVKDEKHKGAIVCTDFNHCKAYMTEDEADKKWGIEWDKTYKNKIKRAISETRGQIITYNNEPISAVFHSTSSGKTENSEDVWQNALPYLRSVESEGEDKSPRFKSIKEVSIEEFKQKIKSINNDTTFGNDKKSWIGNITYNESGSVKTVIIAGKEFKGTEIRTLFGLRSTNFEIVVGDKVTFNVTGNGHGVGMSQYGANYAAENGYTYDQILKKYYSGIELKDMYNI, from the coding sequence ATGAAAAAAAGAAAAATTAATCTTGCAAAAAAATATTTTTATTTATTTATTCCGATTTTTAATTTGATTTTAATAATTGCCTTGAGTTCAATGTTTTCAGGGCAAAATGTATATGTTAAAAATGAGGATAAAGTTATGAATAGAAATGAAGAAAATGAAAAAATCATATCAGTTTACTTTCATACTCTTGATAAAGTTGAGAAGATAAATATTGAAGAATATTTGGTTGGAGTTCTTCCTGCTGAGATGCCTCCGTCTTTTAATCTGGAAGCATTAAAAGCGCAGGCAGTTGCTGCACGTACATTTATTTTAAACAGGGAAGATGTAAAGGACGAAAAACACAAAGGTGCAATTGTGTGTACTGATTTTAACCATTGTAAAGCATATATGACAGAAGATGAAGCAGATAAAAAGTGGGGGATAGAATGGGATAAAACATATAAAAATAAAATTAAACGCGCAATAAGCGAAACAAGAGGACAAATAATTACTTATAATAATGAGCCTATTTCTGCAGTGTTTCATTCAACAAGCAGCGGTAAAACTGAAAATTCCGAAGATGTATGGCAGAACGCTTTGCCTTATTTAAGAAGTGTGGAAAGCGAAGGAGAAGATAAATCGCCAAGATTTAAATCAATTAAAGAAGTAAGTATAGAAGAATTTAAGCAAAAAATAAAAAGTATTAATAATGATACAACTTTCGGAAATGACAAAAAAAGTTGGATAGGAAATATTACATATAATGAATCGGGAAGCGTGAAAACAGTTATTATAGCAGGCAAAGAGTTTAAAGGAACTGAGATACGGACTTTGTTCGGCTTAAGGTCAACAAATTTTGAAATAGTAGTAGGTGATAAAGTAACTTTTAATGTAACAGGCAATGGGCACGGTGTGGGAATGAGTCAATATGGCGCAAATTATGCTGCAGAGAACGGATATACTTACGACCAGATTTTAAAAAAATATTACTCCGGTATTGAGTTAAAGGATATGTATAATATTTAG